One Elusimicrobia bacterium HGW-Elusimicrobia-1 genomic window, TATACACTGCGTTGCGAATTTCTTGGTCGGTCAATTTTTCACCGGCAATGTTGATAATCCTAAACCAGTCCAGCCGTTCCTTGTCTGTGCCTTCACAGAAGTAAATCATCAGTTCATAATCAAAAATTTTATCCTGTTCTTCTTTGGTCAGATTATGAAAAAAGCGGTCGTTCAGCGAAAAATCGCCTGTAACATATTGCCCGATGCTGATGGTGCGCTGTTGGCCGTCTAGCACTTCGTAGCCGCCATCATCTCTAATCATCCAATACATCACATTCAGCGGAAAAGTGTTCTTGATAGTTTCTATCACGGCATTGCGTTGCTTTTCCTTGTACACAAACTCACGCTGGTATTTTGGACGAATATTTAATTTGCCCTCATAAGCCGTCACACCACCTTCTTTGGTACTTTCTTTGTAGCCAGCTATTACTTTACGAATTGTAATTTTATGTAGATCAATTTTCATATTATTTTTTTCGTATTATTTTAATAAGCAAACGTTGATAAACTTTATTTCCATTTATGACGCCAGATGCATTTAAATCATACGTTCCTTTTTTACCAAATAATTCAAAGTATCGTTTTTTGCACTCTTCGCTGGTATAAATTCTTGTTTTAAATTTGTATAAATCTAAATTTTCACACATACCTAAAATTTTAAATTGATCCGGATTATATTTATTTAGAAAAGTTATCGGCACCCCCATTACACCGTCGTAATCAGCGGGGATTTCGGAAACTTTTGGCACTTCAATCGCATCGTAATTATCATACTTCAGATATTCTTCCGATGTATATTTTTTATAAAGATTGAATTTCTCGTGACGTTTTTCAGTATCCAAATTAGTAAACCACAAACAACCCTTAACAAATAGATATTTTTCACCATTTTCTATTTTTGAATTAGCAACATTTTCGTTTATTGGATAGCTTTCTGGGACCCGAAACCATTTATTTCTCCCATCCATCGTAATTCCGAGCCACATTTTGTTATCTTTTATATACTTAAAACATTCTTTATAGGTAATCGCATTAATATTGCCGATGATTAAAAATTTCTTGTTGTATTCCACCAATTGCGCCACATACTCGCGAAAGAGCGAAAACGGCGGATTAGTTACCACAATATCTGCCTGCTTGAGAAGTTCGATACACTCCTCACTGCGAAAATCTCCGTTACCTTTAAGCGACGCAGAAACATTGGCGTTATGCTTCAATAACCACTTTATATCTTCCAAACCAACCGCGCCGTCGGAATCAAGATCTGATATTTCATTAATTTCAATTTTTAACGGCTCTTTGCCTTTCGGTTTTAGGCCTTTGACTTCAAAGAGCGGCAACTGTCCTCCGGCAATTGGCGACTTTGTATAACTGGTGGTGATTAACTTTTTGAGACCAAGGGCATTAAAGTTGGCGGCAAAATATTTGAAAAAGTTGCTCTCGAACGGATCGTCGCAGTTGCAATATACCACCTTGCCACGAAACTGATCTTTATAATGCTTCAGTTCTTTTTCAATATCAATAAGCTGAGTATAAAACTCATCTTTTTTTGCTTGGTTTGCCTTGTGTAAGTTTTTATTTGAAGATTTGGTTGCCATAATTTATTTCATTAAATCATCAAGCGAAACGGCGAGGTAACTTCCTGTGATTTCACAAAAAGTGAAGTTTGGCGGAGAGGGCGAGATTCGAACTCGCGGTACGCACAAGGCGCACATCGGTTTTCAAGACCGACGCCTTCAACCACTCGGCCACCTCTCCATCATCCGATTTTATCAAATCCCGTGTACTTTCTTAAACACTCCGGCACTGTAAGTGTTCCATCGGGATTTTGATAATTTTCGAGTATCGCGGCGAAGGTTCGCCCCACGGCCAGGCCGGAGGCGTTCAAAGTGTGAAGCAGGCCGGGTTTTTCTATCTTGCCGTTGGCGGGCTTGGGACGGTATTTTATCTTCATTCTTCTGGCCTGAAAATCTCTGAAATTAGAAACCGAAGAAATTTCCCTCCACCTTTTTTCCCCGGGCATCCAGACCTCTATATCGTAAGTTTTGGCGGCGGCAAAACCCAGATCGCCGGCGCACAAAAGCACAACACGGTAAGGAATGTTCAAAACTTTCAAAACTTCCTCGGCGTCAGCCAAAAGCGTTTCGTGCTCGGCATCGGAAGTCCAAGGCGCGGCGAACTTTATGAGCTCAATTTTATTGAATTGATGATTGCGTATAAGTCCTCTGGTGTCCTGACCGTGGGAACCGGCTTCGCGGCGGAAACAGGCGGAATAGGAGGCGTATTTTTTTGGCAGTTCCTGTTCCGGAATTATTTCCTCGCGGTGAATATTGGTAACGGAAACCTCGGCAGTAGGAATCAGGTATAAATCGTCGTCGGAACAGCGGAACACTTCGCTTTCAAACTTGGGAAGCTGCCCCGTACCCTGCATAGTTTTTCTGTTGACAAGATACGGAGCCATTATCTCCGTATAGCCGCGCGATATGTGCAAATCCAGCATAAAACTTATTATGGCGCGCTCAAGGGCCGCTCCGCGGTTTTTCAGAACCGTAAAACGCGACCCCGAAATTTTGGCTGCCGCGGCAAAGTCCAGAATTCCCAGCGCCTCGCCCACTTCCCAATGCGGTTTAACCGAATCTCCGGGGGATTTTCTGTCCCCCGCTTCGCGCACAACGGGATTGGCGGAGGCATCGGCTCCGTCGGGAGTCGACTCGTCGGGGATGTTGGGGATGCGTAAAACGGCGTCTTCG contains:
- a CDS encoding serine--tRNA ligase, encoding MLDIKQIRDNTAKIRAALGRRGGNFYLDELLTHDASRRQLIGDIETLRRLRNELSQKICRIQKEGLDAAQLKSEVEESKTELKEKEQFLISVEQKIEDAVLRIPNIPDESTPDGADASANPVVREAGDRKSPGDSVKPHWEVGEALGILDFAAAAKISGSRFTVLKNRGAALERAIISFMLDLHISRGYTEIMAPYLVNRKTMQGTGQLPKFESEVFRCSDDDLYLIPTAEVSVTNIHREEIIPEQELPKKYASYSACFRREAGSHGQDTRGLIRNHQFNKIELIKFAAPWTSDAEHETLLADAEEVLKVLNIPYRVVLLCAGDLGFAAAKTYDIEVWMPGEKRWREISSVSNFRDFQARRMKIKYRPKPANGKIEKPGLLHTLNASGLAVGRTFAAILENYQNPDGTLTVPECLRKYTGFDKIG
- a CDS encoding modification methylase; the encoded protein is MATKSSNKNLHKANQAKKDEFYTQLIDIEKELKHYKDQFRGKVVYCNCDDPFESNFFKYFAANFNALGLKKLITTSYTKSPIAGGQLPLFEVKGLKPKGKEPLKIEINEISDLDSDGAVGLEDIKWLLKHNANVSASLKGNGDFRSEECIELLKQADIVVTNPPFSLFREYVAQLVEYNKKFLIIGNINAITYKECFKYIKDNKMWLGITMDGRNKWFRVPESYPINENVANSKIENGEKYLFVKGCLWFTNLDTEKRHEKFNLYKKYTSEEYLKYDNYDAIEVPKVSEIPADYDGVMGVPITFLNKYNPDQFKILGMCENLDLYKFKTRIYTSEECKKRYFELFGKKGTYDLNASGVINGNKVYQRLLIKIIRKK